A stretch of Sinorhizobium meliloti DNA encodes these proteins:
- a CDS encoding MarC family protein, with product MFDVDLLINALTTLLVTLDPPGLAPIFLSLTVGLSRQQRFQVATRGSLIAFFILAAFALFGDGILGLLGISIGAFRIAGGMLLFWIAFEMIFEKRQERKEKAGETAITKDHLHNIAVFPLALPLIAGPGAISATILLGSSFPSALERVQLIVVIAASMAILFLALVIAERIDRFLGVTGRAILTRLLGVILAALAVQFVVDGVRSAFQV from the coding sequence ATGTTCGACGTCGATCTCTTGATCAATGCGCTGACGACGCTGCTCGTCACGCTTGATCCGCCCGGCCTTGCGCCGATCTTCCTGAGCCTGACCGTCGGCTTGAGCCGGCAGCAGCGCTTCCAGGTCGCGACCCGCGGCTCGCTCATCGCTTTTTTCATCCTCGCCGCCTTTGCGCTATTCGGCGACGGCATCCTCGGTCTGCTCGGCATCTCGATCGGCGCCTTCCGGATCGCCGGCGGCATGCTGCTCTTCTGGATCGCTTTCGAGATGATTTTCGAGAAACGCCAGGAGCGAAAGGAGAAGGCCGGGGAAACGGCGATCACGAAGGACCACCTCCACAATATCGCGGTCTTCCCTCTCGCACTGCCCCTGATTGCCGGGCCGGGAGCGATCTCGGCAACCATCCTTCTCGGCAGCTCATTTCCCTCGGCACTGGAGCGGGTGCAGCTCATCGTCGTCATCGCCGCATCGATGGCGATACTGTTCCTGGCGCTGGTGATCGCCGAGCGTATCGACCGGTTCCTGGGCGTCACCGGCCGGGCGATCCTCACCCGCCTCCTCGGCGTCATCCTTGCGGCACTCGCCGTTCAATTCGTCGTGGACGGCGTGCGTTCGGCGTTTCAGGTCTGA
- the gyrA gene encoding DNA gyrase subunit A → MTEQSTPGGGKNPPGIEPISIIEEMQRSYLDYAMSVIVSRALPDVRDGLKPVHRRILYGMSELGIDWNKKYVKCARVTGDVMGKYHPHGNTAIYDALARMAQDWSLRLPLIDGQGNFGSVDGDPPAAERYTECRLQKAAHSLLDDLDKDTVDFRDNYDGTLHEPVVVPAKFPNLLVNGAGGIAVGMATNIPPHNLVEVIDGCIALIDNPAIELPELMQIIPGPDFPTGALILGRSGIRQAYETGRGSVIMRGRAHIEPMRGDREQIIITEIPYQVNKATMIEKMAELVREKRIEGISDLRDESDRQGYRVVIELKRDANAEVILNQLYRYTPLQTSFGCNMVALNGGKPEQMTLLDMLRAFVSFREDVVSRRTKYLLRKARERAHVLVGLAIAVANIDEVIKLIRQAPDPQTAREQLMERRWPAHDVDALIRLIDDPRHRINDDATYNLSEEQARAILDLRLQRLTALGRDEIGDELNKIGEEIKDYLDILSSRLRIMQIVKNELTAVRDEFGTPRRTEIAEGGPDMDDEDLIAQEDMVVTVSHLGYIKRVPLTTYRAQRRGGKGRSGMATRDEDFVTRLFVANTHTPVLFFSSRGIVYKEKVWRLPIGTPQSRGKALINMLPLEPGERITTIMPLPEDETTWENLDVMFSTTRGTVRRNKLSDFVQVNRNGKIAMKLEEEGDEILSVDTCTEFDDVVLTTALGQCIRFPVADVRVFAGRNSIGVRGISLGDGDRIISMAIVAHVEAEPWERAAYLKRSAAERRALTGEEEEIVLVGEEVTNGGELTNERYEELKAREQFILTVSMKGFGKRSSSYDFRTSGRGGKGIRATDTSKTAEIGELVAAFPIEHNDQIMLVSDGGQLIRVPVEGIRLASRATKGVTIFSTAKDEKVVSVERITEPDGDEEIEAVGAEGVMAEPESPPDTTSTPDE, encoded by the coding sequence TTGACTGAGCAAAGCACCCCCGGCGGCGGAAAAAATCCGCCAGGCATCGAGCCGATTTCCATCATCGAGGAAATGCAGCGGTCGTATCTCGATTACGCCATGAGCGTGATCGTGTCGCGTGCGCTTCCCGATGTGCGCGACGGTCTCAAACCCGTTCACCGCCGCATCCTCTACGGGATGAGCGAGCTCGGCATCGACTGGAACAAGAAATACGTAAAATGCGCCCGCGTCACCGGTGACGTGATGGGTAAATACCATCCGCACGGCAACACGGCGATTTACGATGCGCTCGCACGCATGGCGCAGGACTGGTCTCTGCGGCTGCCGCTGATCGACGGTCAGGGCAACTTCGGCTCCGTCGACGGCGATCCGCCGGCGGCGGAACGTTATACCGAGTGCCGGCTGCAGAAGGCGGCGCATTCGCTGCTGGACGATCTCGACAAGGACACGGTCGATTTCCGCGACAACTATGACGGCACCTTGCACGAGCCCGTCGTCGTCCCGGCAAAGTTCCCGAACCTGCTCGTCAACGGCGCCGGTGGCATCGCCGTCGGCATGGCGACCAATATCCCGCCGCATAACCTCGTAGAGGTGATCGACGGCTGTATCGCCCTGATCGACAATCCCGCGATCGAGCTGCCGGAGCTGATGCAGATCATTCCGGGACCGGATTTTCCGACCGGGGCGCTGATCCTCGGCCGTTCGGGCATCCGTCAGGCCTACGAGACCGGCCGCGGCTCCGTCATCATGCGCGGGCGTGCCCATATCGAGCCTATGCGCGGCGATCGCGAGCAGATCATCATTACCGAGATCCCCTATCAGGTGAACAAGGCGACGATGATCGAGAAGATGGCCGAGCTCGTCCGCGAGAAGCGGATCGAGGGCATCTCCGATCTTCGCGACGAATCCGACCGCCAGGGCTATCGCGTCGTCATCGAACTGAAGCGCGACGCCAACGCCGAAGTGATCCTCAACCAGCTTTACCGCTACACGCCCCTGCAGACCTCCTTCGGCTGCAACATGGTGGCGCTGAACGGCGGCAAGCCGGAGCAGATGACGCTGCTCGACATGCTGCGCGCCTTCGTCTCCTTCCGCGAGGACGTCGTCAGCCGGCGCACGAAATACCTGCTGCGCAAGGCGCGCGAGCGGGCGCATGTGCTGGTCGGTCTCGCGATTGCCGTCGCGAATATCGACGAGGTGATCAAGCTCATCCGCCAGGCGCCGGATCCGCAGACCGCGCGCGAACAGCTGATGGAGCGCCGCTGGCCGGCGCACGACGTCGATGCGCTCATCCGGCTGATCGACGACCCGCGCCACCGGATCAACGACGACGCTACCTATAACCTGTCCGAAGAACAGGCCCGCGCGATCCTCGACCTGCGCCTGCAGCGCCTGACCGCGCTCGGCCGCGACGAGATCGGCGACGAACTCAACAAGATCGGCGAGGAGATCAAGGATTACCTCGACATCCTGTCGTCCCGGCTCCGCATCATGCAGATCGTCAAGAACGAGCTTACCGCGGTCCGGGACGAGTTCGGCACGCCGCGCCGCACCGAGATCGCCGAAGGCGGTCCGGACATGGACGACGAGGACCTGATCGCGCAGGAGGACATGGTGGTGACCGTGTCCCATCTGGGCTACATCAAGCGTGTGCCGCTGACGACCTATCGGGCGCAGCGCCGCGGCGGCAAGGGCCGCTCGGGCATGGCCACCCGCGACGAGGATTTCGTTACCAGGCTGTTCGTCGCCAATACGCACACGCCGGTTCTGTTCTTCTCCTCCCGCGGCATCGTCTACAAGGAGAAGGTCTGGCGGCTTCCGATCGGCACGCCGCAGTCGCGCGGCAAGGCGCTGATCAACATGCTGCCGCTGGAACCCGGCGAGCGCATCACCACGATCATGCCGCTGCCCGAGGACGAGACGACCTGGGAAAACCTCGACGTCATGTTCTCGACGACCCGCGGCACGGTCCGTCGCAACAAGCTCTCCGACTTCGTCCAGGTCAACCGCAACGGCAAGATCGCGATGAAGCTCGAGGAGGAGGGCGACGAGATCCTCTCGGTCGACACCTGCACCGAGTTCGACGACGTGGTGCTCACGACGGCGCTCGGCCAGTGCATCCGCTTCCCCGTCGCCGATGTCCGCGTCTTCGCGGGCCGCAACTCGATCGGCGTTCGCGGCATTTCGCTCGGTGACGGCGACCGGATCATCTCCATGGCCATCGTCGCTCACGTCGAAGCCGAGCCGTGGGAGCGTGCCGCCTATCTGAAGCGATCGGCCGCGGAGCGTCGCGCCTTGACCGGTGAAGAAGAGGAAATCGTGCTTGTCGGCGAGGAGGTCACCAATGGCGGCGAACTCACCAACGAGCGCTACGAGGAACTGAAGGCGCGCGAGCAATTCATCCTGACGGTCTCGATGAAAGGCTTCGGCAAGCGTTCCTCGTCCTATGACTTCCGTACTTCAGGCCGCGGCGGCAAGGGCATTCGCGCCACCGATACCTCGAAGACGGCGGAAATCGGCGAACTCGTCGCCGCCTTCCCGATCGAGCACAACGACCAGATCATGCTCGTTTCCGATGGAGGTCAGCTCATCCGGGTCCCGGTGGAAGGCATTCGCCTGGCGAGCCGCGCCACCAAGGGCGTGACCATTTTCTCCACCGCCAAGGACGAGAAGGTCGTTTCGGTCGAGCGGATCACTGAGCCGGATGGCGACGAGGAGATCGAAGCCGTAGGTGCCGAAGGCGTCATGGCCGAACCGGAGTCGCCGCCGGACACCACGTCGACACCGGACGAGTGA
- a CDS encoding single-stranded DNA-binding protein gives MAGSVNKVILIGNVGADPEIRRTQDGRPIANLRIATSETWRDRNSGERREKTEWHTVVVFNEGLCKVVEQYVKKGAKLYIEGQLQTRKWQDQTGNDRYSTEVVLQGFNSTLTMLDGRGGEGGGAGRGGSDYGGGGYEEYDQSRPSSGGARSGGQSNQPNQGGNFSRDLDDDIPF, from the coding sequence ATGGCTGGTAGCGTCAACAAGGTGATCTTGATCGGAAACGTCGGGGCCGACCCGGAAATCCGGCGCACGCAGGACGGCCGGCCGATCGCCAACCTCAGAATTGCCACATCCGAGACCTGGCGCGACCGTAATTCGGGCGAGCGCCGCGAGAAGACGGAGTGGCACACGGTCGTCGTCTTCAACGAAGGCCTCTGCAAGGTCGTCGAACAATATGTGAAGAAAGGCGCCAAGCTCTACATCGAAGGCCAGCTGCAGACGCGCAAGTGGCAGGATCAGACCGGCAATGACCGCTATTCGACCGAGGTCGTCCTTCAGGGCTTCAACTCGACCCTGACGATGCTTGACGGTCGCGGAGGCGAGGGCGGCGGCGCAGGTCGCGGCGGCAGCGACTACGGCGGTGGCGGCTACGAGGAATACGATCAGTCGCGGCCCTCCTCGGGCGGCGCCCGGTCGGGCGGTCAATCGAACCAGCCGAACCAGGGCGGCAACTTCTCGCGCGATCTCGACGACGACATTCCGTTCTGA